In a single window of the Bactrocera dorsalis isolate Fly_Bdor chromosome 2, ASM2337382v1, whole genome shotgun sequence genome:
- the LOC105222825 gene encoding probable histone-lysine N-methyltransferase Mes-4 codes for MRSEQKQNNAANVETRSSSAIEADTSFGYPVESIKAVNSNKNTFDKKLKIMKSEKCNFINKRENYEPRLSTPTTTRFSDNEGKRKDTSTCIGSGNRLSSSTPRRKRNMLANLYSDLSPKYIGFTTPPSSSTVAITGSESDGGLQTRSSRHRKLLVYVASPEVEGGSDSEILSDSSKALLGCVRRAGNQSVTPSPNRLSARKKFESPIDKLLARNGSVVLNDISKEKIVKNLAVSPNTKLNNDINESKPALSRNNETLIGVHCENNNNSPDLVNLPQKQINNIINCLITESNEEYNEQETTHIADLIKKESVSVVNNAESDIANSSKGGNSELGEENLESSSTDPHSLDNFTNPTAEVKIENDSFDKTTECKLEIVESPIDDAEAELRYDLEGGESGESMILSNVVGLSAKSPSATSLDSAKGSSVVTGMDWMTFSTGDIFWGQIYSYCYWPCIVCPDPDGRTLSSERNVRNGEEYVLVHVRFFADSGRRNWVKRENLIPYTDLENYKQHMREIRKKYGKKSLKYKVLLPKPSKVMIWREAIKEANKVSEIVYEDRLTKFFEIYEHKKVLQKIQRKQRKLSTDNNSRTDSLSHDPMESLIVKNPLASGKRDRSVSPYSPAYSPLKPASKTKRRKLSDASIQPQQNTENSGGDNNETNESSNNNAGTVQVEENETNTLASFAALHKIEMGNSEYRKFYNAMREFVLEDNIDESLERSLMVASRNIWALKQINIHQIKRRLLAGSNEHELGSSLVENGSGEGAVKRLSNRLKTLKHRHSLPTKMNNVFELEPQGKQQEEEGEVQAVDNKPKRQLNRPIEEVIDDIFNLDNKYLFRGLARDPVCKYCLHPGGPLVRCAKGCHTWLHADCIGKDPTALKKSRGRRKSNIINVRRSSSKLSVDMKASFENPIAPVNNDQEIAGTSSALNNYHVTADGDVDDHIIKVNLEVICDSCAIGKPPVCAVCKEDNSSDSNKEELILCNMPHCSKAFHPACCRYWPQAKFTKSKNKIESFRCPSHVCHTCVSDDPKGKFQHLSNSKLTKCVKCPASYHMDSTCIPAGSQILTAAHIICPRHSISSKSDGHVNVSWCFICVGGGQVICCETCPTAVHAKCLNIPLDPSEGYICEECESGRLPLYGEMVWAKFNSFRWWPAIILPPTEIPQNIRRKAHNPNDFVVRFFGTHDHGWISRRRVYLYLEGDSSEPPKTKSSLDQSYNRGVEEAKRIYEIIKSKKMAQRLSNENKEKLHPQPYVRIKANRAVHPVKLHIDLEKVNKCECRSYDENPCGPNSNCLNRVLYHECNPKLCPAGERCQNQMFESRLSPRLDVVYLKERGFGLVCREPINAGDFIIEYVGEIIDDNEFKQRISQKSLDRDENFYFLSVEKDYIIDAGPKGNLARFMNHSCDPNCETQKWSVNGLNRIGLFAIKDIPADTELTFNYHWDDLLGNQKKLCLCGAVKCVGEIGGKNREEKVSKENTAVETNKAKAGSTRKRKPLKRLQNRARESNGKKSSKKRANATVKTPVRIEEPIDDHNNENTSHQNSDNSINTAAKINEDDNATNIF; via the exons ATGCGTTccgagcaaaaacaaaataacgcGGCCAATGTAGAAACACGTAGCAGTTCGGCAATAGAAGCTGATACTTCTTTTGGATATCCCGTAGAAAGTATTAAAGCTgttaatagcaataaaaacacTTTCGATAAAAAGctcaaaataatgaaaagtgaaaagtgtaattttattaataaacgaGAAAACTATGAGCCTCGATTGTcgacaccaacaacaaccagaTTCTCGGACAATgagggaaaaagaaaagatacatCTACGTGTATTGGTTCAGGCAATAGATTGTCTTCGTCTACGCCACGCA GAAAACGTAACATGTTAGCCAATTTATATTCGGACTTGAGCCCTAAATATATTGGATTTACGACACCTCCATCATCGTCAACAGTTGCCATAACTGGCAGCGAAAGTGATGGTGGTCTTCAAACTAGAAGTTCTCGGCATCGTAAATTACTTGTATATGTTGCCAGTCCCGAGGTAGAAGGAGGTAGCGATAGTGAAATCTTGTCTGATTCGTCCAAAGCACTGTTAGGCTGCGTCAGACGAGCGGGAAATCAATCAGTAACGCCGTCCCCGAATAGATTGTCAGCACGCAAAAAATTTGAGAGTCCCATTGATAAATTATTAGCACGGAATGGCTCAGTTGTGTTAAATGATATTAGCAaagaaaaaatagtgaaaaactTAGCTGTAAGTCcaaacactaaattaaataacGATATAAATGAAAGTAAACCTGCACTTTCAAGAAATAATGAAACACTTATTGGTGTTCAttgcgaaaataataataattcgcCTGATTTGGTAAATCTGCcgcaaaagcaaataaacaatatcATTAATTGCTTAATAACTGAAAGCAATGAAGAGTATAATGAACAAGAAACAAcacatatcgctgatttaataaaaaaggaaTCCGTAAGTGTTGTAAATAATGCAGAATCAGATATTGCTAACTCTTCCAAAGGTGGAAATAGTGAGCTTGGCGAAGAAAATTTGGAATCCTCCTCAACAGATCCTCATTCTCTTGACAATTTCACTAATCCAACAGCAGaagtaaaaatcgaaaatgatAGCTTTGATAAAACCACGGAATGCAAATTGGAGATCGTTGAAAGTCCCATAGACGATGCAGAGGCAGAGTTACGGTACGATTTAGAGGGAGGAGAGAGTGGCGAGTCCATGATATTAAGCAACGTCGTTGGTTTAAGTGCGAAATCACCTTCGGCAACCAGTTTAGATAGCGCTAAAGGCTCTTCTGTGGTAACAGGAATGGATTGGATGACATTTTCAACCGGAGATATCTTTTGGGGACAGATATATTCTTACTGCTATTGGCCTTGCATTGTATGTCCGGATCCCGATGGTAGGACGTTATCATCTGAACGCAATGTGCGCAATGGCGAAGAATATGTATTGGTTCATGTACGCTTCTTTGCTGATAGCGGTCGGAGGAATTGGGTAAAACGTGAAAACCTTATCCCATATACCGATCTAGAAAATTACAAGCAACATATGCGTGAAATACGCAAAAAATATGGCAAGAAGAGCCTAAAATATAAGGTACTTTTACCAAAGCCAAGTAAAGTAATGATCTGGCGTGAAGCAATAAAAGAAGCAAATAAAGTCTCTGAAATCGTATACGAGGACAGGTTAacaaagttttttgaaatttacgaGCATAAAAA agtcttgcaaaaaatacaaagaaaacaaCGAAAATTGAGCACGGACAACAATAGTAGAACTGACAGTTTAAGTCACGATCCTATGGAAAGTTTGATAGTAAAAAATCCTTTGGCTTCGGGAAAACGCGATCGTTCAGTTTCGCCTTACAGTCCCGCCTATTCACCGCTAAAACCAGCATCGAAAACAAAGCGACGAAAATTAAGTGATGCTTCTATACAACCGCAGCAAAATACAGAGAACTCAGGTGGAGATAATAACGAGACTAATGAAAGCTCTAATAATAATGCTGGTACTGTGCAAGTTGAAGAAAACGAAACTAACACTTTGGCTTCGTTTGCTGCGTTGCATAAAATAGAAATGGGTAACAGCGAATATAGGAAGTTTTACAACGCTATGAGAGAATTCGTATTGGAAGATAATATAGACGAATCTTTGGAAAGAAGCCTAATGGTTGCATCACGGAACATTTGGGCATTAAAGCAGATTAATATACATCAAATAAAACGGCGATTGCTGGCAGGAAGTAATGAGCATGAGCTGGGCTCTAGTCTTGTTGAAAATGGTAGTGGAGAAGGTGCTGTCAAGCGGCTTTCGAATagattaaaaactttgaaacaTCGTCATAGTTTACCAACCAAAATGAATAATGTATTCGAATTGGAACCGCAAGGGaaacaacaagaagaagaaggtgAAGTTCAAGCAGTTGATAACAAACCCAAACGTCAATTGAACCGACCTATTGAAGAAGTTATCGATGATATTTTCAACTTAGATAACAAGTATTTATTTCGAGGATTAGCTCGTGATCCTGTTTGTAAGTACTGTCTTCATCCCGGTGGTCCATTGGTCAGATGTGCCAAAGGTTGTCACACTTGGTTGCATGCTGATTGTATTGGAAAAGATCCAACAGCTTTAAAAAAATCGCGTGGTCGtcgaaaatcaaatattataaatgtaagGCGGAGTTCTTCTAAATTATCCGTTGATATGAAAGCGTCATTTGAAAATCCAATAGCTCCAGTAAATAACGACCAGGAAATTGCTGGCACCTCGTCAGCATTAAACAATTACCATGTTACTGCTGACGGAGATGTTGATGATCACATCATTAAAGTAAATCTGGAAGTAATTTGCGATTCCTGTGCGATAGGAAAGCCCCCTGTTTGTGCTGTATGCAAGGAAGACAATTCATCAGATTCAAACAAGGAAGAATTAATTTTATGTAACATGCCTCATTGTTCGAAGGCTTTCCACCCTGCTTGTTGTAGATATTGGCCACAAGCAAAGTTTACCAAATCGAAAAATAAGATTGAATCCTTTCGCTGCCCATCCCATGTTTGTCACacttgtgtttcagatgatcccaAAGGCAAATTTCAACATTTAAGTAACTCGAAActtacaaaatgtgtgaaatgtcCTGCTAGTTATCATATGGATTCGACTTGCATACCTGCGGGTTCTCAAATACTGACAGCGGCGCATATAATATGCCCTCGCCATAGTATATCAAGTAAATCAGATGGGCATGTGAACGTCAGTTGGTGTTTCATTTGCGTAGGAGGCGGTCAGGTAATCTGTTGTGAAACTTGTCCAACCGCTGTGCACGCCAAATGTTTAAATATCCCCCTTGATCCAAGTGAAGGTTACATATGTGAGGAGTGTGAGTCTGGTCGCCTGCCATTGTATGGAGAAATGGTATGGGCTAAATTCAATTCGTTCCGTTGGTGGCCGGCTATAATACTGCCACCAACAGAAATACCGCAAAATATCAGACGAAAGGCACATAACCCAAATGATTTTGTAGTTCGTTTCTTTGGAACACATGACCATGGTTGGATCTCTAGGCGTCGCGTTTATCTTTATTTGGAGGGTGACAGTTCGGAACCGCCGAAAACAAAATCAa GTTTGGATCAGAGTTATAATCGCGGCGTAGAAGAAGCGAAAcgtatatatgaaattataaaatcgaaGAAGATGGCACAACGcctttcaaatgaaaataaagagaAGTTACATCCACAACCATATGTGCGGATTAAAGCTAATCGGGCCGTTCATCCGGTAAAACTGCACATAGATTTGGAAAAGGTCAATAAATGTGAATGCAGAAGTTACGATGAGAATCCATGTGGGCCGAATTCAAATTGTTTGAATCGTGTTCTATATCATGAGTGCAATCCAAAGTTGTGTCCAGCGGGCGAACGTTGTCAAAACCAAATGTTCGAATCAAGATTATCACCACGGCTAGATGTTGTCTATCTGAAGGAGCGTGGTTTCGGGCTGGTGTGTAGAGAACCCATAAATGCGGGAGATTTTATTATTGAGTACGTTGGTGAAATCATCGATGATAATGAGTTTAAGCAGCGGATATCTCAAAAGTCTTTGGATCGCGATGAAAATTTCTATTTCCTGTCAGTGGAGAAGGACTACATTATTGATGCGGGACCGAAGGGGAATTTGGCACGCTTCATGAATCATTCCTGTGACCCGAATTGTGAGACACAAAAATGGTCAGTAAATGGTCTGAATCGAATAGGACTTTTTGCTATTAAAGACATACCAGCG GACACGGAACTAACATTTAATTATCATTGGGATGATTTGTTAGGAAATCAAAAAAAGTTATGCTTATGTGGAGCAGTAAAATGTGTTGGTGAAATAGGTGGCAAAAACAGAGAAGAAAAGGTTTCTAAA GAGAACACCGCAGTCGAAACAAACAAAGCTAAAGCCGGTTCTACTCGGAAGAGAAAACCTTTAAAAAGGCTTCAAAATCGTGCCAGGGAATCAAATGGGAAGAAATCAAGCAAAAAGCGTGCTAATGCAACAGTGAAGACTCCGGTAAGGATTGAGGAACCAATAGATGACCATAATAATGAGAACACATCACACCAGAACAGTGACAACTCCATTAATACTGCTGCCAAAATTAATGAAGACGACaatgcaacaaatatattttga
- the LOC105222824 gene encoding glycerol-3-phosphate acyltransferase 1, mitochondrial isoform X1, with translation MLASLLNFVQGAVEMSTIGCVELASVVLIVYYIYAKTRTLEILTNLFPNLKLNINYRPSIVKFNTMGNELLTTLRRNVQPETKQTNALTHAQGTNNMLQLTPHAGKKPYQSMFDWGVYFPFLAQCLRIKRFEYPQVSGAAQEDLMIQRAIKQAAEQIVREQRIESHKTYNLIGDTSNDTEESKKYQDILSNQERRANNILMNMRSTLNHYLIMLTSWLLYKLLPCFLSGVVTHTRQIETLKKASERAPGIPLIFLPLHRSHLDYIMVTFILTNNDIRSPLVAAGDNLQIPVFGGLLRGLGAFFIKRKIDPVVGKKDILYRAILQQYIQHALKMSHNVEFFIEGGRTRTGKPCMPKGGILSVIVNAFMDHSIPDALLVPVSVNYERLVDGNFVREQKGEKKVPESFWKAMAGIWKTLHSKYGLMRIDFNEPYSIKELVQSYNKVATDVSQFKVYKPSERKLQHNQSTSSLYGTDVVCEEHRTLIDSISREVVYDCATATSVMSTNALAFLMLTQFRKGALATDIALALDSLRNRLKGRKDMAFAGDSLHIVNYSADLLGEGLIMRTQDERGQTHLQPVQSIEASIELSYYSNMLTPHFALQSVLMITFHELLSLNEKSIKTETETDNIPGISRKNLIDAALANCDVLRYEFILHKPTQILSNLLEINLDELIVNDLIKLPEIREEPDSNAESRKIARSIAAYLEDEDDSEYVDYVPNGDNQDEQPDIFLANDTLTEQKAICEVLAPVSHTYLSVAQSLSILYKNSMLETEFIKFVINSISNKVNSGACPYAESVSTDSVRNCLKLLEKWSVLEISNDHGLRLLTLGTLYETSKESIKTIIGRIAKIVPPKTGYLHLSA, from the exons ATGTTAGCATCATTGCTGAACTTTGTGCAAGGGGCTGTGGAGATGTCTACCATCGGTTGTGTTGAGTTGGCATCAGTGGTTCTCATCGTTTATTATATCTACGCCAAAACAAG AACGCTGGAAATCTTAACCAATCTATTTCCtaatttgaaattgaatattaattatCGGCCATCGATTGTAAAGTTCAACACCATGGGCAATGAACTGTTAACAACACTACGTAGAAATGTTCAACCG gaaacaaaacaGACCAATGCGCTCACACATGCACAAGGCACGAACAATATGTTGCAGTTAACACCTCATGCCGGTAAAAAGCCATACCAATCAATGTTTGACTGGGGTGTTTACTTCCCGTTTCTAGCGCAATGTTTGCGCATAAAACGTTTTGAATATCCACAG GTATCTGGTGCTGCGCAAGAAGATCTAATGATACAACGTGCTATCAAGcaagctgcagaacaaatcgTACGTGAACAGAGAATTGAGTCACACAAAACATACAATTTAATTGGTGATACATCAAACGACACAGAAGAGTCAAAAAAGTACCAAGACATTTTGTCAAATCAAGAACGACgtgctaataatattttaatgaatatgCGTTCCACACTGAACCACTACTTAATAATGCTTACTTCCTGGTTATTGTACAAGCTTTTACCATGCTTTTTATCTGGAGTAGTAACGCACACAAGACAaatagaaacattaaaaaaagctTCGGAACGTGCACCTggtattcctttaatatttttaccattGCATCGAAGCCATCTCGACTACATAATGGTTACTTTTATTTTGACCAATAATGACATTCGCAGTCCATTAGTAGCTGCAGGCGACAATTTACAGATTCCCGTATTCGGCGGACTCCTACGTGGCCTTGGAGCTTTCTTCATTAAGCGAAAAATCGATCCTGTAGTTGGAAAAAAAGACATTCTTTACAGAGCTATTCTTCAGCAATACATTCAACATGCGCTAAAAATGTCCCAtaatgttgaattttttattgaaggCGGACGCACCCGTACCGGCAAGCCCTGTATGCCAAAAGGTGGTATTTTATCAGTAATCGTAAATGCATTTATGGACCATAGCATCCCAGATGCGTTACTAGTTCCGGTTTCGGTTAATTATGAGCGTCTTGTTGATGGAAATTTCGTACGTGAACAAAAAGGTGAAAAGAAGGTACCGGAGTCATTCTGGAAAGCTATGGCAGGAATTTGGAAG aCTTTGCACTCAAAGTACGGTCTTATGCGCATCGACTTTAACGAACCATACTCTATAAAGGAACTCGTCCAATCATATAACAAAGTTGCCACAGATGTTAGCCAATTCAAAGTGTACAAGCCTTCCGAAAG AAAACTACAGCACAACCAATCAACATCATCTTTGTATGGCACTGACGTGGTATGCGAAGAACATCGCACACTTATAGATAGCATTTCAAGAGAAGTTGTATATGATTGCGCTACCGCCACATCAGTAATGTCAACAAACGCGCTGGCATTTCTAATGTTGACTCAGTTTCGCAAAGGCGCACTAGCCACTGATATCGCGCTGGCACTAGATTCTCTTCGTAATCGGTTAAAAGGGCGTAAAGATATGGCATTCGCTGGAGATTCTTTACATATTGTCAATTATTCAGCAGATTTATTAGGCGAAG GTTTAATAATGCGGACGCAGGATGAACGCGGACAGACTCACTTACAACCTGTGCAAAGCATTGAGGCGTCAATTGAGTTATCCTACTATTCAAATATGCTTACACcccattttgctttgcaatccgTATTAATGATAACTTTCCACGAATTGTTGTCATTAAACGAAAAGTCCATTAAAACG GAAACCGAAACGGACAATATACCAGGAATTTCGAGAAAAAATCTCATTGATGCAGCTTTAGCAAACTGTGATGTACTACGATACGAATTTATTTTACACAAGCCAACCCAGATATTAAGTAACCTTTTGGAGATTAATTTGGATGAACTAATAGTCAACGATCTTATAAAGTTACCAGAG ATTAGAGAAGAACCTGATAGCAACGCCGAAAGCCGTAAAATTGCCCGTAGTATTGCGGCATACTTAGAAGATGAAGATGACTCTGAATATGTTGATTATGTGCCGAATGGGGATAATCAAGATGAGCAACCCGatatatttttggcaaatgACACACTGACTGAACAGAAAGCGATTTGTGAAGTTTTAGCGCCGGTTAGTCATACATATCTCTCGGTAGCTCAATCACTTAGCATTCTGTATAAAAATTCGATGCTCGAAACTGAATTCATTAAATTCGTTATTAACAGCATATCAAATAAGGTGAATAGTGGAGCTTGTCCATATG CTGAAAGCGTCTCCACAGACTCTGTGCGAAATTGTTTGAAACTGCTAGAAAAATGGTCAGTGTTAGAAATTTCGAATGATCATGGTTTGCGTCTGTTAACGCTTGGAACGCTTTATGAAACATCCAAAGAATCTATAAAGACTATTATTGGAAGAATAGCAAAAATTGTTCCGCCAAAAACCGGCTACCTGCATCTTTCAGCATAA
- the LOC105222824 gene encoding glycerol-3-phosphate acyltransferase 1, mitochondrial isoform X2, producing the protein MSDDEFRARGWFEETKQTNALTHAQGTNNMLQLTPHAGKKPYQSMFDWGVYFPFLAQCLRIKRFEYPQVSGAAQEDLMIQRAIKQAAEQIVREQRIESHKTYNLIGDTSNDTEESKKYQDILSNQERRANNILMNMRSTLNHYLIMLTSWLLYKLLPCFLSGVVTHTRQIETLKKASERAPGIPLIFLPLHRSHLDYIMVTFILTNNDIRSPLVAAGDNLQIPVFGGLLRGLGAFFIKRKIDPVVGKKDILYRAILQQYIQHALKMSHNVEFFIEGGRTRTGKPCMPKGGILSVIVNAFMDHSIPDALLVPVSVNYERLVDGNFVREQKGEKKVPESFWKAMAGIWKTLHSKYGLMRIDFNEPYSIKELVQSYNKVATDVSQFKVYKPSERKLQHNQSTSSLYGTDVVCEEHRTLIDSISREVVYDCATATSVMSTNALAFLMLTQFRKGALATDIALALDSLRNRLKGRKDMAFAGDSLHIVNYSADLLGEGLIMRTQDERGQTHLQPVQSIEASIELSYYSNMLTPHFALQSVLMITFHELLSLNEKSIKTARISRKNLIDAALANCDVLRYEFILHKPTQILSNLLEINLDELIVNDLIKLPEIREEPDSNAESRKIARSIAAYLEDEDDSEYVDYVPNGDNQDEQPDIFLANDTLTEQKAICEVLAPVSHTYLSVAQSLSILYKNSMLETEFIKFVINSISNKVNSGACPYAESVSTDSVRNCLKLLEKWSVLEISNDHGLRLLTLGTLYETSKESIKTIIGRIAKIVPPKTGYLHLSA; encoded by the exons ATGTCTGACGATGAATTCCGCGCGCGTGGTTGGTTTGAG gaaacaaaacaGACCAATGCGCTCACACATGCACAAGGCACGAACAATATGTTGCAGTTAACACCTCATGCCGGTAAAAAGCCATACCAATCAATGTTTGACTGGGGTGTTTACTTCCCGTTTCTAGCGCAATGTTTGCGCATAAAACGTTTTGAATATCCACAG GTATCTGGTGCTGCGCAAGAAGATCTAATGATACAACGTGCTATCAAGcaagctgcagaacaaatcgTACGTGAACAGAGAATTGAGTCACACAAAACATACAATTTAATTGGTGATACATCAAACGACACAGAAGAGTCAAAAAAGTACCAAGACATTTTGTCAAATCAAGAACGACgtgctaataatattttaatgaatatgCGTTCCACACTGAACCACTACTTAATAATGCTTACTTCCTGGTTATTGTACAAGCTTTTACCATGCTTTTTATCTGGAGTAGTAACGCACACAAGACAaatagaaacattaaaaaaagctTCGGAACGTGCACCTggtattcctttaatatttttaccattGCATCGAAGCCATCTCGACTACATAATGGTTACTTTTATTTTGACCAATAATGACATTCGCAGTCCATTAGTAGCTGCAGGCGACAATTTACAGATTCCCGTATTCGGCGGACTCCTACGTGGCCTTGGAGCTTTCTTCATTAAGCGAAAAATCGATCCTGTAGTTGGAAAAAAAGACATTCTTTACAGAGCTATTCTTCAGCAATACATTCAACATGCGCTAAAAATGTCCCAtaatgttgaattttttattgaaggCGGACGCACCCGTACCGGCAAGCCCTGTATGCCAAAAGGTGGTATTTTATCAGTAATCGTAAATGCATTTATGGACCATAGCATCCCAGATGCGTTACTAGTTCCGGTTTCGGTTAATTATGAGCGTCTTGTTGATGGAAATTTCGTACGTGAACAAAAAGGTGAAAAGAAGGTACCGGAGTCATTCTGGAAAGCTATGGCAGGAATTTGGAAG aCTTTGCACTCAAAGTACGGTCTTATGCGCATCGACTTTAACGAACCATACTCTATAAAGGAACTCGTCCAATCATATAACAAAGTTGCCACAGATGTTAGCCAATTCAAAGTGTACAAGCCTTCCGAAAG AAAACTACAGCACAACCAATCAACATCATCTTTGTATGGCACTGACGTGGTATGCGAAGAACATCGCACACTTATAGATAGCATTTCAAGAGAAGTTGTATATGATTGCGCTACCGCCACATCAGTAATGTCAACAAACGCGCTGGCATTTCTAATGTTGACTCAGTTTCGCAAAGGCGCACTAGCCACTGATATCGCGCTGGCACTAGATTCTCTTCGTAATCGGTTAAAAGGGCGTAAAGATATGGCATTCGCTGGAGATTCTTTACATATTGTCAATTATTCAGCAGATTTATTAGGCGAAG GTTTAATAATGCGGACGCAGGATGAACGCGGACAGACTCACTTACAACCTGTGCAAAGCATTGAGGCGTCAATTGAGTTATCCTACTATTCAAATATGCTTACACcccattttgctttgcaatccgTATTAATGATAACTTTCCACGAATTGTTGTCATTAAACGAAAAGTCCATTAAAACGGCAA GAATTTCGAGAAAAAATCTCATTGATGCAGCTTTAGCAAACTGTGATGTACTACGATACGAATTTATTTTACACAAGCCAACCCAGATATTAAGTAACCTTTTGGAGATTAATTTGGATGAACTAATAGTCAACGATCTTATAAAGTTACCAGAG ATTAGAGAAGAACCTGATAGCAACGCCGAAAGCCGTAAAATTGCCCGTAGTATTGCGGCATACTTAGAAGATGAAGATGACTCTGAATATGTTGATTATGTGCCGAATGGGGATAATCAAGATGAGCAACCCGatatatttttggcaaatgACACACTGACTGAACAGAAAGCGATTTGTGAAGTTTTAGCGCCGGTTAGTCATACATATCTCTCGGTAGCTCAATCACTTAGCATTCTGTATAAAAATTCGATGCTCGAAACTGAATTCATTAAATTCGTTATTAACAGCATATCAAATAAGGTGAATAGTGGAGCTTGTCCATATG CTGAAAGCGTCTCCACAGACTCTGTGCGAAATTGTTTGAAACTGCTAGAAAAATGGTCAGTGTTAGAAATTTCGAATGATCATGGTTTGCGTCTGTTAACGCTTGGAACGCTTTATGAAACATCCAAAGAATCTATAAAGACTATTATTGGAAGAATAGCAAAAATTGTTCCGCCAAAAACCGGCTACCTGCATCTTTCAGCATAA
- the LOC105222823 gene encoding 60S ribosomal protein L4, translated as MSLANARPLVSVYSDKNEQLKDKNICLPAVFKAPIRPDIVNEVHQLVRRNNRQPYAVSEQAGHQTSAESWGTGRAVARIPRVRGGGTHRSGQGAFGNMCRGGRMFAPTKTFRRWHRKVNVNQRRYALVSAIAASGVPALVQSKGHIIDGVSEFPLVVSDDVQKLQKTKQAVVFLRRTKIWADIQKVYKSQRFRAGRGTMRDRRRIARRGPLIVYYKDEGLRRAFRNIPGIETMNVDKMNLLKLAPGGHVGRFVIWTESAFARLNELFGSWKTPSALKKGYNLPQPKMANTDLSRLLKSEEIRKVLRDPRKKVFRRVRRLNPLSNVRQLIKLNPYAEVLRRRAALAAEKRTIAKSLAIAKKRNVELAKSHFAAVATKAQANRTKMLQKILAERKKKAATKKAAAKKPAPAKK; from the exons ATG aGTTTAGCCAACGCCAGACCTTTGGTCTCTGTCTATTCAGACAAAAATGAACAGCTTAAGGATAAGAACATCTGCTTGCCTGCAGTGTTCAAAGCCCCCATTCGTCCGGATATTGTTAACGAAGTGCATCAGTTAGTTCGTCGCAACAATCGTCAACCCTATGCCGTTAGCGAGCAAGCAG gtCACCAAACGTCTGCTGAATCTTGGGGTACTGGCCGTGCCGTCGCTCGTATTCCCCGTGTTCGCGGAGGTGGTACCCACCGTTCCGGTCAGGGTGCTTTCGGTAACATGTGTCGTGGTGGACGTATGTTTGCTCCAACCAAAACCTTCCGTCGCTGGCACCGCAAGGTGAATGTCAACCAGCGCCGTTACGCACTCGTGTCGGCTATTGCTGCATCAGGTGTCCCAGCCCTAGTTCAATCCAAGGGCCATATTATTGATGGTGTATCGGAATTCCCATTGGTGGTGTCTGATGATGTGCAGAAACTACAAAAAACCAAGCAAGCTGTAGTTTTCCTAAGACGTACGAAAATTTGGGCTGACATTCAAAAG GTGTACAAGTCGCAACGTTTCCGTGCTGGTCGTGGTACAATGCGCGATCGTCGCCGTATCGCTCGCCGTGGTCCTTTGATTGTTTACTACAAGGATGAAGGTCTACGTCGTGCTTTCCGCAACATCCCTGGCATTGAAACAATGAACGTTGACAAAATGAATTTGTTGAAACTTGCGCCAGGTGGTCATGTTGGACGTTTCGTTATCTGGACTGAATCGGCGTTCGCTCGTTTGAACGAATTATTTGGATCGTGGAAGACACCATCAGCTTTGAAGAAGGGTTACAATTTGCCCCAACCTAAAATGGCCAACACCGATTTGTCACGTTTACTGAAATCGGAAGAAATCCGTAAAGTATTACGTGATCCACGTAAGAAGGTGTTCCGCCGCGTCCGCCGTCTGAATCCATTGTCTAACGTACGCCAACTGATCAAATTGAATCCTTACGCTGAGGTATTGAGACGTCGTGCTGCGTTAGCTGCTGAGAAGCGTACTATTGCTAAATCTTTGGCAATCGCTAAGAAGAGGAATGTAGAATTGGCGAAATCGCACTTTGCTGCTGTGGCTACCAAAGCGCAAGCTAACCGCacaaaaatgttgcagaaaATTTTGGCCGAGCGTAAGAAGAAGGCGGCCACCAAGAAGGCTGCTGCTAAAAAACCAGCCCCAGCTAAGAAGTAA